A stretch of the Phycodurus eques isolate BA_2022a chromosome 15, UOR_Pequ_1.1, whole genome shotgun sequence genome encodes the following:
- the ulk1b gene encoding serine/threonine-protein kinase ULK1 isoform X1 — protein sequence METVGRFEFSRKDLIGHGAFAVVFKGRNREKHDWEVAVKCINKKNLAKSQTLLGKEIKILKELKHENIVALLDFQETASSVYLVMEYCNGGDLADYLHSKGTLSEDTIRVFLQQIAGAMRVLQAKGIIHRDLKPQNILLSYPQGRKSHSNNTCIKIADFGFARYLQNNMMAATLCGSPMYMAPEVIMSQNYDAKADLWSIGTIVFQCLTGKAPFQASSPQDLRMFYEKNKNLSPNIPRETSSHLRHLLRGLLQRNHKDRMEFDEFFSHPFLEATSSSIKKTTPTVTMTCFPSSGSASSCSSSSTSHLASPPQSLGDAQHLRAKALASPTQEATGFLLKDSSGGGGSSKNSSSCDTDDFVIVPAHFNTAELTSESKMLQDSLMNSGSLLTSAGLCVQAKSPPHSPSYSGSPSRVRPSESSGSNYAGPGGNHSHSLPIPVPTQVHNYQRLEQQIYTTKQEGSPRLSTPVHRCCSGSPLGFARTGPSPPYGTVATTRRLSLGGARPFQLSPQGAQHAESRPTAQKHSPVATGLGTRLHSAPCLLECTAGGGRQKIRKQHSDPVVVPTAGLMTVRPLHSSPRLSELMQRSPLPTILGSPSRTMPPFEFPKPPSSPNLVNFLTQQGLVVGSPNSRTVQIEPRDAGQPAPTSCPQPSHCIHRMNDDTRGFGRSQSAGLLSDMLLMAAFGTGGPVSDRGSTENLACEKAIDIAGPSAGVLCPAPGSCSPAQVVFTIGSPPSSGTPPQAFRQRKYSGSFASVSPAGSFTSRYPQTATYGDGFEASSSPRYNFFDPITANMGGRITFEAPELPEETLMEQEHTDTVQSLRFTLDFACCLMEVAGARGITLMGVPVDVAHPHFLQQQSLVADQISSLSREWSHAEQLVLYLKTAELLSIAIQMAMERVKQGKLYPSSTVKQVVRRLNDLYKSSVASCRSLSTRLERFFSKKHRLMDKITSITAERLLFSHTVQMVQSAALDEMFHQGEASIHRYHKALLLLEGLTMLLTEQEDILSVSKCKECIERRLTALQSGLCV from the exons ATGGAGACGGTGGGTAGATTCGAGTTCAGTCGGAAGGACCTGATAGGACATGGCGCATTTGCGGTCGTCTTTAAAGGCAGAAACCGAGAG AAACATGATTGGGAGGTGGCAGTAAAATGTATCAACAAGAAGAATCTGGCCAAATCTCAGACACTGCTGGGAAAGGAGATCAAAATACTCAAG GAACTCAAGCATGAAAACATTGTTGCTTTACTGGACTTTCAG GAAACTGCAAGCTCAGTGTACCTAGTGATGGAG TACTGTAACGGCGGTGACCTTGCCGACTACCTACACT CAAAAGGCACGCTGAGCGAAGACACGATCCGCGTTTTCTTGCAGCAGATTGCGGGTGCCATGAGGGTCCTGCAGGCTAAAGGCATCATCCATCGGGACCTCAAACCCCAGAACATTCTGCTCTCTTACCCGCAAGGACGGAAATCCCACTCCAACAACACCTGCATTAAAATtg CGGACTTTGGTTTTGCCAGGTACCTTCAGAACAACATGATGGCAGCAACTCTTTGCGGGTCACCTATGTACATG GCACCTGAGGTCATTATGTCCCAAAACTATGATGCCAAGGCTGACTTGTGGAGCATCGGGACCATCGTGTTCCAGTGTCTGACTGGGAAGGCTCCTTTCCAG GCCAGCAGCCCCCAGGATCTTAGAATgttttatgagaaaaacaaGAACCTCAGCCCCAA CATTCCCAGAGAGACTTCCAGCCATTTGAGGCATCTCTTACGGGGCCTGCTGCAGCGCAATCACAAGGACCGCATGGAGTTTG ATGAGTTTTTTTCTCATCCTTTCTTGGAAGCCACCAGCTCGTCCATAAAAAAGA CAACTCCAACGGTAACCATGACATGCTTTCCAAGTTCCGGCTCAGCCAGCTCTTGCAGCAGCTCCTCCACCTCGCACCTGGCCTCTCCACCG CAGTCTCTTGGTGATGCGCAACATTTGCGTGCCAAAGCGCTGGCCTCCCCTACCCAGGAGGCCACTGGGTTTCTCCTCAAGGATTCATCCGGAGGAGGCGGCAGCAGCAAAAACTCCTCCTCCTGTGACACAGACGACTTTGTCATTGTGCCTGCTCACTTCAACA CAGCTGAGCTGACGAGTGAGAGTAAAATGCTGCAGGACAGTCTAATGAACAGCGG CTCTCTCCTGACTTCTGCCGGTTTGTGTGTCCAAGCCAAATCGCCACCACACTCGCCCTCCTATAGTGGCTCCCCCAGTCGTGTCAG GCCCAGTGAGTCCTCAGGGAGTAACTATGCTGGCCCCGGGGGTAACCACAGTCACTCCCTGCCCATCCCAGTTCCCACTCAGGTGCACAACTACCAGCGTTTGGAGCAGCAGATTTATACAACCAAACAAGAGGGCTCGCCCCG GCTGTCCACTCCGGTACATCGTTGCTGCAGTGGAAGTCCGTTGGGCTTTGCGAGGACTGGGCCGTCTCCACCTTACGGAACAGTGGCCACCACCCGAAGGCTCTCACTGGGAGGAGCAAGACCATTTCAACTTTCCCCTCAAG ggGCTCAGCATGCTGAATCCAGGCCAACTGCTCAGAAACACTCCCCCGTCGCCACAGGATTGGGGACACGGCTGCACAGCGCCCCCTGTCTCTTGGAGTGTACCGCTGGTGGTGGCAGACAAAAGATCCGAAAACAGCACTCAGATCCGGTGGTGGTCCCCACGGCAGGCCTGATGACTGTTCGCCCGCTGCACTCTTCCCCACGCCTCAGTGAGCTGATGCAGAGAAGCCCACTGCCCACCATCCTGGGCTCTCCCTCGAGG ACTATGCCTCCATTTGAATTCCCCAAACCCCCCAGCTCTCCAAACCTTGTCAACTTCCTGACACAGCAGGGATTGGTCGTGGGCTCTCCCAACAGCAGGACTGTGCAAATCGAGCCCAGAGACGCTGGACAGCCAGCGCCCACATCATGCCCTCAGCCTTCACACTGCATCCACAGGATGAATGATGATACCAGGGGATTTGGAAG ATCTCAGAGCGCCGGCCTCCTGTCCGACATGCTGCTGATGGCAGCCTTTGGAACAGGTGGCCCAGTGAGTGACCGAGGCAGCACAGAAAACCTGGCCTGTGAAAAAGCTATAGACATAGCAG GGCCCTCAGCTGGCGTCCTATGTCCTGCACCGGGGTCGTGCAGCCCAGCACAGGTGGTCTTCACCATCGGCTCCCCTCCCAGTAGCGGCACCCCGCCTCAGGCCTTCAGACAGAGGAAATACTCAG GCTCGTTTGCGTCAGTCAGTCCTGCAGGCTCCTTCACCAGCCGCTATCCCCAGACAGCTACCTACGGGGACGGCTTTGAGGCATCTTCCAGCCCTCGTTACAATTTTTTTGATCCCATCACAGCCAACATGGGCGGTCGTATAACCTTCGAGGCCCCCGAGCTGCCTGAAGAGACCCTGATGGAG CAGGAGCACACAGACACCGTGCAGAGCCTGCGCTTCACGCTGGATTTCGCTTGCTGTCTAATGGAGGTGGCCGGGGCCCGCGGCATCACATTGATGGGGGTTCCGGTTGATGTTGCTCACCCCCACTTCTTGCAGCAGCAGAGCCTTGTGGCTGATCAGATAAGCTCACTGAGTCGAGAGTGGAG CCATGCCGAACAACTGGTTCTGTACCTTAAGACTGCAGAACTCTTGTCTATTGCCATACAAATGGCCATGGAGCGAGTGAAACAGGGCAAACTTTACCCGTCGTCTACAGTCAAACAAG TTGTGAGGAGGCTGAATGACTTGTACAAGTCCAGTGTGGCATCGTGCCGCTCACTCAGCACACGACTGGAGCGCTTCTTTTCCAAGAAACACAGACTAATGGACAAAATCACCTCCATTACGGCTGAAAGACTGCTCTTCAGTCACACCGTGCAGATG GTTCAGTCTGCTGCTCTAGATGAGATGTTCCACCAGGGGgaggcatccatccatcgctACCACAAAGCTCTCCTGCTGCTGGAGGGCCTCACGATGCTTCTTACTGAACAGGAAGACATTCTCAGTGTTAGCAAAT gtAAAGAATGTATCGAGCGGCGCCTCACAGCCTTGCAGTCTGGGCTCTGTGTTTGA
- the ulk1b gene encoding serine/threonine-protein kinase ULK1 isoform X2, with protein METVGRFEFSRKDLIGHGAFAVVFKGRNREKHDWEVAVKCINKKNLAKSQTLLGKEIKILKELKHENIVALLDFQETASSVYLVMEYCNGGDLADYLHSKGTLSEDTIRVFLQQIAGAMRVLQAKGIIHRDLKPQNILLSYPQGRKSHSNNTCIKIADFGFARYLQNNMMAATLCGSPMYMAPEVIMSQNYDAKADLWSIGTIVFQCLTGKAPFQASSPQDLRMFYEKNKNLSPNIPRETSSHLRHLLRGLLQRNHKDRMEFDEFFSHPFLEATSSSIKKTTPTVTMTCFPSSGSASSCSSSSTSHLASPPQSLGDAQHLRAKALASPTQEATGFLLKDSSGGGGSSKNSSSCDTDDFVIVPAHFNTELTSESKMLQDSLMNSGSLLTSAGLCVQAKSPPHSPSYSGSPSRVRPSESSGSNYAGPGGNHSHSLPIPVPTQVHNYQRLEQQIYTTKQEGSPRLSTPVHRCCSGSPLGFARTGPSPPYGTVATTRRLSLGGARPFQLSPQGAQHAESRPTAQKHSPVATGLGTRLHSAPCLLECTAGGGRQKIRKQHSDPVVVPTAGLMTVRPLHSSPRLSELMQRSPLPTILGSPSRTMPPFEFPKPPSSPNLVNFLTQQGLVVGSPNSRTVQIEPRDAGQPAPTSCPQPSHCIHRMNDDTRGFGRSQSAGLLSDMLLMAAFGTGGPVSDRGSTENLACEKAIDIAGPSAGVLCPAPGSCSPAQVVFTIGSPPSSGTPPQAFRQRKYSGSFASVSPAGSFTSRYPQTATYGDGFEASSSPRYNFFDPITANMGGRITFEAPELPEETLMEQEHTDTVQSLRFTLDFACCLMEVAGARGITLMGVPVDVAHPHFLQQQSLVADQISSLSREWSHAEQLVLYLKTAELLSIAIQMAMERVKQGKLYPSSTVKQVVRRLNDLYKSSVASCRSLSTRLERFFSKKHRLMDKITSITAERLLFSHTVQMVQSAALDEMFHQGEASIHRYHKALLLLEGLTMLLTEQEDILSVSKCKECIERRLTALQSGLCV; from the exons ATGGAGACGGTGGGTAGATTCGAGTTCAGTCGGAAGGACCTGATAGGACATGGCGCATTTGCGGTCGTCTTTAAAGGCAGAAACCGAGAG AAACATGATTGGGAGGTGGCAGTAAAATGTATCAACAAGAAGAATCTGGCCAAATCTCAGACACTGCTGGGAAAGGAGATCAAAATACTCAAG GAACTCAAGCATGAAAACATTGTTGCTTTACTGGACTTTCAG GAAACTGCAAGCTCAGTGTACCTAGTGATGGAG TACTGTAACGGCGGTGACCTTGCCGACTACCTACACT CAAAAGGCACGCTGAGCGAAGACACGATCCGCGTTTTCTTGCAGCAGATTGCGGGTGCCATGAGGGTCCTGCAGGCTAAAGGCATCATCCATCGGGACCTCAAACCCCAGAACATTCTGCTCTCTTACCCGCAAGGACGGAAATCCCACTCCAACAACACCTGCATTAAAATtg CGGACTTTGGTTTTGCCAGGTACCTTCAGAACAACATGATGGCAGCAACTCTTTGCGGGTCACCTATGTACATG GCACCTGAGGTCATTATGTCCCAAAACTATGATGCCAAGGCTGACTTGTGGAGCATCGGGACCATCGTGTTCCAGTGTCTGACTGGGAAGGCTCCTTTCCAG GCCAGCAGCCCCCAGGATCTTAGAATgttttatgagaaaaacaaGAACCTCAGCCCCAA CATTCCCAGAGAGACTTCCAGCCATTTGAGGCATCTCTTACGGGGCCTGCTGCAGCGCAATCACAAGGACCGCATGGAGTTTG ATGAGTTTTTTTCTCATCCTTTCTTGGAAGCCACCAGCTCGTCCATAAAAAAGA CAACTCCAACGGTAACCATGACATGCTTTCCAAGTTCCGGCTCAGCCAGCTCTTGCAGCAGCTCCTCCACCTCGCACCTGGCCTCTCCACCG CAGTCTCTTGGTGATGCGCAACATTTGCGTGCCAAAGCGCTGGCCTCCCCTACCCAGGAGGCCACTGGGTTTCTCCTCAAGGATTCATCCGGAGGAGGCGGCAGCAGCAAAAACTCCTCCTCCTGTGACACAGACGACTTTGTCATTGTGCCTGCTCACTTCAACA CTGAGCTGACGAGTGAGAGTAAAATGCTGCAGGACAGTCTAATGAACAGCGG CTCTCTCCTGACTTCTGCCGGTTTGTGTGTCCAAGCCAAATCGCCACCACACTCGCCCTCCTATAGTGGCTCCCCCAGTCGTGTCAG GCCCAGTGAGTCCTCAGGGAGTAACTATGCTGGCCCCGGGGGTAACCACAGTCACTCCCTGCCCATCCCAGTTCCCACTCAGGTGCACAACTACCAGCGTTTGGAGCAGCAGATTTATACAACCAAACAAGAGGGCTCGCCCCG GCTGTCCACTCCGGTACATCGTTGCTGCAGTGGAAGTCCGTTGGGCTTTGCGAGGACTGGGCCGTCTCCACCTTACGGAACAGTGGCCACCACCCGAAGGCTCTCACTGGGAGGAGCAAGACCATTTCAACTTTCCCCTCAAG ggGCTCAGCATGCTGAATCCAGGCCAACTGCTCAGAAACACTCCCCCGTCGCCACAGGATTGGGGACACGGCTGCACAGCGCCCCCTGTCTCTTGGAGTGTACCGCTGGTGGTGGCAGACAAAAGATCCGAAAACAGCACTCAGATCCGGTGGTGGTCCCCACGGCAGGCCTGATGACTGTTCGCCCGCTGCACTCTTCCCCACGCCTCAGTGAGCTGATGCAGAGAAGCCCACTGCCCACCATCCTGGGCTCTCCCTCGAGG ACTATGCCTCCATTTGAATTCCCCAAACCCCCCAGCTCTCCAAACCTTGTCAACTTCCTGACACAGCAGGGATTGGTCGTGGGCTCTCCCAACAGCAGGACTGTGCAAATCGAGCCCAGAGACGCTGGACAGCCAGCGCCCACATCATGCCCTCAGCCTTCACACTGCATCCACAGGATGAATGATGATACCAGGGGATTTGGAAG ATCTCAGAGCGCCGGCCTCCTGTCCGACATGCTGCTGATGGCAGCCTTTGGAACAGGTGGCCCAGTGAGTGACCGAGGCAGCACAGAAAACCTGGCCTGTGAAAAAGCTATAGACATAGCAG GGCCCTCAGCTGGCGTCCTATGTCCTGCACCGGGGTCGTGCAGCCCAGCACAGGTGGTCTTCACCATCGGCTCCCCTCCCAGTAGCGGCACCCCGCCTCAGGCCTTCAGACAGAGGAAATACTCAG GCTCGTTTGCGTCAGTCAGTCCTGCAGGCTCCTTCACCAGCCGCTATCCCCAGACAGCTACCTACGGGGACGGCTTTGAGGCATCTTCCAGCCCTCGTTACAATTTTTTTGATCCCATCACAGCCAACATGGGCGGTCGTATAACCTTCGAGGCCCCCGAGCTGCCTGAAGAGACCCTGATGGAG CAGGAGCACACAGACACCGTGCAGAGCCTGCGCTTCACGCTGGATTTCGCTTGCTGTCTAATGGAGGTGGCCGGGGCCCGCGGCATCACATTGATGGGGGTTCCGGTTGATGTTGCTCACCCCCACTTCTTGCAGCAGCAGAGCCTTGTGGCTGATCAGATAAGCTCACTGAGTCGAGAGTGGAG CCATGCCGAACAACTGGTTCTGTACCTTAAGACTGCAGAACTCTTGTCTATTGCCATACAAATGGCCATGGAGCGAGTGAAACAGGGCAAACTTTACCCGTCGTCTACAGTCAAACAAG TTGTGAGGAGGCTGAATGACTTGTACAAGTCCAGTGTGGCATCGTGCCGCTCACTCAGCACACGACTGGAGCGCTTCTTTTCCAAGAAACACAGACTAATGGACAAAATCACCTCCATTACGGCTGAAAGACTGCTCTTCAGTCACACCGTGCAGATG GTTCAGTCTGCTGCTCTAGATGAGATGTTCCACCAGGGGgaggcatccatccatcgctACCACAAAGCTCTCCTGCTGCTGGAGGGCCTCACGATGCTTCTTACTGAACAGGAAGACATTCTCAGTGTTAGCAAAT gtAAAGAATGTATCGAGCGGCGCCTCACAGCCTTGCAGTCTGGGCTCTGTGTTTGA